tactttggctttgtttggttgacggttagcatgacagatgattctccatccccttattttcactctgaagttgttttcacatctaaagtgggtctccAGTAAACAGCATATCGATGCAACTTGttctctcatccattctgttcccctgtgtgttttgattggagcattgagtccactgacgtttaaagtgagtactgaaagatatgaatttatggcCATTATCTTGTTTGAAGGGTTTGaggataaaatatctatatatctttatatctatatctatatctacgtctccatctccatctatatgtatatgtatgtgtatgtgtatatgtatatttatatatatatgtatatgtatatgtatatgtatatctatatgtatgtgtatatgtatgtgtatgtgtatatgtatacgtattgtataactatatctatatatctatatctatatcaatatctatatatctctatatatctttatatatctaattctatatctatttctaaatataaatataaactggtagataggtaggtaggtaggtaggtagttagatagatagatagatagatagatagatagatagatagatatgaatttcCCTCTGAGTGTCCCCCCTTAAAATTGCATGCAGGTCTGATTTagcggtcacaaactcctttaaattttgtttgggaacctttttctctgtttctattttgaatgacagccttgctggataaagaattcttcactgcggatgtttctaattcagcactttgaacGTATCCTACCACTCTTtcaggcctgccaagtttctctggataggtctgctgcaaacctgatctatcttctctTGTAGTTTAGGGACTTGTTTCCCCTTGGTGCCTTCCTGATTCTCTTTGCCTGAgtactttgtgagtttgaatatgatatgccttgctgagggtcagtttttgttgaatctaatggggtcctcggtgcttcctggattttgatggtgtgtctttccccaggttagcaaaatttcccactatgatttgctcacataacctttctacccctatttctcgcTCTTCCTCCTCGGGACCCCtaatgattctgatgttgttccttctgcatgagtcactgatttctccaattCTTCAATCGTGCTCTTTTCCTTAATCTCCCTCGATTTTCCTGCTTCCATAGTCTCCATACGTTTGTCCTCTGAAtcgctgattctctcttctgtctcatccatccttgacactgctgcatccatccatcattgcagctcagttatatcatttttaatttcattctggccagttttcacttcattttttctctgcacaaagggactctaatctacattggactgcagctagtattctcATCATCGTGCTTCTAAATGCTGctccagacatcttgcttgtacctgtgttggttgaATCCCTGGctctcgtttcttcatgctctttctttctgggtgaattccttccttttgtcatttggaatggagaaaaggaactcatgaggtggaaaattcaaatgaaatattcaaagtgtaaaatgttaaaagtaaaaacttaaaaacacacacgtaaataatggaatgaatgatgctagattctaggcatgtttcatctgggtgttgaaagtggttttgacacaggggagaaaaaaaaagtgggagtggagaaaaatttagaaaataccaataaaaatattaaaaagggaaatgtcgtgagaatttgaaaactcaatacactgaagtagactaaaaggagaagatgggagtaaaatagaatttgtgaatatagacacaaaaggaaagaataatgtagaagagttttaaagaaaattagtaaaatttccacctgcccagtctcctttgcctctccgcgcacaaaagcacctcccttcctgcgcctCCTCGCtctccaagttcacttctccatgccacgtacctgctgaattcggaGGTTCAGGATTTGCAGATTACTGTGCTAATCCCCCAGTCAGTTTCCTGGGTGGGTacgatggtttagtgttggtctggctgtatttcatgcacACGAGACACTTAagaagcttccatgctgtctgccatcttggctcctccccaaagAGGTGAGATGTGTAGCACCAGTTCTCTGATATGAGACATCCCATAGGACAGTTGTGGTCGGTGACAAAGCGGAAAAGGGCATGTACCACACAGGGAGGTCaccctggagggggaggcagagaacctgctccagacctgggaggggaggcaggggctccaaTGCTGGAGCCACGCCCACCACCCTCCAGCTGATGGTTCCTGAACAGCAGCCAACTGTCTGGGTCTGGCCTGGAGCTCCTTCACCCCAAGGACCTGTGGTCAAAAAGttcactgccctgcctctgccccacctccaccacagccacagccacagccacagccactgcAGTGTCCGAAGGGCCACGTGGCCGTGGGCGTGCTTCCCAAAAGCTGGTGGGCtccagaaggaggcagcaggcaTTTAAAAACCTTGGGCCTCGACACTCCACCTGCCGGGCCTAGTCTGGAGCCTCATGCCTCAAGTTCCCACCCCTTGTGCTCTATGGCCCTAGCCTGAGGATGGGCTAAGGCCCCAAAGCAAGGGAGTCATGTTCCGGAAAACGCTGAGATTCCTGAGAATACCGGGCCTCCATTCTGCTAGAAGAGGGCGTTCGAGAGTCCAGGCATCGTGGCAGCACGCCCGTCTCAGTCCCAGACAATTTCACTCATGCAtacgcacgcgcacgcgcacgcacaggcacaggcacgggcacacacacacactccccctctGTGGCTGTCTCTAGTTGTGACTTACTCTCCTTCCTCGGCCTCCTTCCATGtccctctggcctctgtctgtctctgagtccctgtgatcattttctttagggaacgcttcctccctcccacacctccatctctctttctctgtctctgtcctgtcctgGGACAGTATCAGTGCATGTGGGTTTCCGTGAGCTGTGCATGTCCATATGGACGTAGTAGGCTGCTGATGGCACAGGGCTGCAGGGGAACGCACAAAGGAACGCACAAGTACCAGGGGTCAGAGCACATCCAGACCTCCTAAGCCGTGactgcctccaggcagcccacacAAGCTGGGTATGCATGTGAACTGAGAAAGGTCAGTCCCTTGCCCCTTGCCCTGTAGGTTGCAGCCAGCTGGGAGGTACTGAGACCCAAGGGACTCCCCAGTGTTGAGAGGGTCTGAAGAAAGGGCAGGAGCCGAGGAAGCAGGGAACCTAGTCGTAGCTGGTGTTTCTCCACCTGCCATGTTCCAGTGCCATTGGTACTGGAAGGTTGGTATCAGGTGTGGCTCTCTTTCCTTGGCATCTCAATGCAAGCTTCCGTGACCCAATGGAGGTCCTGAATCGGCCCTAGTTTTCAGCCAGGTTTGGGCCCCAGGACAAATGCATGTGCTGTGTGAGGGGGAAAAGCAAGTGTGAGTCGTGGGGAGGAGCTAGCTTCGTGAGTGGGATGTGGCAGAGGGCATGAGTGAGTGCACAGGTCCACTAGAGCGTGTCTGTGAATGTATTGTGGCTGGCGCCTGTGAGTACTTTTGCCTGTGCCTTAGCGTTTGTGCTGGCAGCGTGCGCGTGTCTGTGTCCACGTGCCGCGTGGCCGTGCATCTTTGTGCCTGAGTGAGTGTGCGTAGGCCGTTGGCTAGCGAAGGAAAGAGACTGGGGGCTTTCCTGACTTGGTGAGTAAGGGGGAGGCTCCAGTGCCAAAGTGCAGCGAGTGCAATCCCTTCGCTCCTGGGATCGACACGGAGCTAGCTGAACACCTTTCATGACGGGAGGAAAGCCTGGACTTTGCCTGGGTCCGCTCATCCTGTGTTGCCTTGGCCAGGGGCAAGTTGGGGTTGGGCCTTCCATGGTGCAGTGGAGGAGGACCAAAGTTCCCTGCAAGGAAGTGGGCATtagtggagggaggcagcagatAGCAAGAGTAagtctggccctgctcctggagcGGCCTAGGGGATCATCGCAAGGCCTTGTGGTCCgagcctggggatgtgtctcggTGAACATCCTCCTGGATGACCCTGCAGAGACGGGCCTGGCTGGTCTAGAGTCCCTTGCGAAGTTGGGGCCCGGCCCCTGGGCCCCAATATTGTGGTAGGTGTTGGTCAAACTGAAAGGCATTGCCTGCTTGTCCCAGACAGTCCCTGCACCTGGGACCCAGATTTGCTCCCACGTTGCTGCCACGGGGTCTCCCAGCGATGCGTGGGAGTTTGACAGGCCCCATTTCTCTGGAGGGAGTGAGTTGCATAGGTCAGGTGCACCAGGGTCTGGGCCTGCTTTCCTGTCTTGCCCACCCCCTACGTCCTCTGCTGAGGGCAGCTTGAGGGCTCACCACTGGacctgttcctctccctttctgggtAAGCGTTTGCCTCTCTGTCGGTCACACTGGCCACCCCCTCTCAGCCCCCTACCACCTGGTCAGcctccccccatccacctgcGTGTCTATGCATTGCTGTCACCTGAAGCGGTGGTGTGCTGCCTCATATATCACAGCCACCCTGGAGCATTTCTGTACCCCGTACGTATCGTGACATAGCCCAACGAGTCTGGAGGAACCTCTTCTGTGTCACGGAAGCAACATGTTGGCCAGAGGGCCCGGCACACGAATTTGGAAATCCTAAAATCCCCCGCCTGCGGGGCAGCCTCCTGGTCCCATAAACAGGTAGGGGAACACTGCACTCCACCAAAGGGAAAAGCAATGCATGAGTGTGGTGCCTGGCCAGGCAATGCATCTCGAGCCTCCAATCCTGCAGTggctctgtgtggtgtgtgtgtgtgtgtgtgtgtgtgtgtgtgtgtgtgtgtgtgtgtgtgtgtgtgtatgtgtagctgGTGCTGTCTGACATAGACCGGCAGGGAGTCCACATCACCACTGccctgacagggagggagaccacaTCATTGCCCTCACTGCACACCGTCTGCAGCTTATTGCTTCCCCAAAGTGGTCATGTGGCTTCGTGTAGACCGTGGGGCGTGTCCCTCACTTGGGTCCCAACACtacatcccccaaccccctgaaACCTCTCGGAGACCCTTGAAATCATGCTGTCTGTGGCACAGGGGGACAGTGTTTTGAGTCAGCGCCCACGCTCATGGCAGCCTGCCGCCTAAGTGAGTGGTAAAGGAAATGGGAGCAGGATgaacagacatatggccaacgaAGGCCTGGGGAGGGTCCCTGTGAGAAGATGGCCGACcattgtgggaggaaggggaccgCTGTCTGTGCGGCAGACGCAAGCTCCAGGAATCCCAGGGCTCACGGGCACGGGTCTTTCCTGTGCACTGCCACACACGGGAGGAATGGGCAGCCGATCGTGAGAGGGGGGTGTGTGCTTGCCAGCGTGTCACGTTCCAGGCAACGGGGACAAACGGCAAGAGCGGCGCGCGTGATACGCAGCCTCCCCTAGTGTGGCGTCCTCTCCACGTCACACACCTCTGGTCACCGACCTTCCCTAGCCGGTGCACTGCTAGACTGCTGTCATGACATACATGTCTTCTGGGAGCAAAGATGGACGTAGAGAATATGCAAAGGAGGCTGAGCAGATGGAAAACCAGGGTGCACAGACAGCAGGCGCACAGCTGAAATGCGTCTCCCGGACAGCCAAGGTGACCGCTGAGTGGATTTGTCAGACTAGGGGCACAATGAACAACGGTGGCGGTGTACATGGAAAAGCGTGGAGGTCCCCCTTTACCCGTGTGTATAGACAGCCGCGTGCCCAGCGCAGCGTGGAATGCAAAGGTCGCTTTCGCATGGCCAGAAGCCAAACAGGGCACCCAGAGCGCACAGAGGGCCGGCTGCAAGCCCCCCGGAGGAGTTGCCCCGCACGGGGCCCACAGCCTTCCTGCCTATGCAACAGACGCGCCCCAGTTTCCTGGTGACCTAGGGGCGGGACCGCCGAAGCCACGCACGCCACCGTCCCTATGATTGGTCCCGAAGGCAGTGAAGCAGCCTGGGCGTGGCTTGGAGCTCCCTCAGCCTCAAAACCGCAGGCGCACACCTCTCACCACAAAGGCCTCCGAGGCAGCATCGGCATGGCGATAGCCACCGCCGAGGCATCCTGGGTACAGCACCATGCGCATGCGCCCCCTCGACGTTtgggctctgggaggaagggggagcgaGTTGCCAGCCATTGCCCTCAGGGCTCCACTgactgggtctggggaggggggccgtgCTTTCACGTCCCGCTTCGTCGCCGGTAGGAGCCACAGTTGGTGTCTCGGGCCGGGGCCGCATGTTGCGCGACTCGTGTTTCCGAAACACTGGGGACGCCCGGAGGCCCCATGCCGCCTTCGACCGGGAAGGGGGCGGTCGAGAGACGAGGGCCCGTGGGGACACTGGGCCTCCGGCAGCGCCGGAGGTGCCGCAGGCCGAAGGCTTGCAGGCCACAAGCGAACAGCCTGTGCAGGAAGGCCAGGCCCGACCCGAGAGGCAGGTGGGCGGCCCCAGCGAGATATCGGTGCCGCTGGTGCATGACGTAATGGCGGTGGAGGCGCTGTGGggcctggtggaggaggaggttgaggtgCCGGCCGCGGAAGAGGACAcgcgtggggaagaggggcatgaccagaggaagaagggggaggaggacgaggagcaggagcaggggaaggacaaggtCCAAGTTCACGAGGAGAAGGACCTGAAGGACGAGGGGGAGCAGCAGgaacagaagagcagaaggaggaggaggaggaagagggggagaggcagcaggagtcAAAGATTAGAAGGAGGACGAGcagcagaagcccaagcagaaggaggaagagcggaaggaggaggagttggcggaaatgaaaggggaggagcaggagcaccAGGGTGTACAAGCGGGCGCGACCGTGGCGGTGGAGGCATCGGCGGCGgcagtggcaggggaaggggaccaggaggaggagcaggaggaggaagggaaggcgtgGGAGCCATCCAAGGGAGAGCAGAATTGCAaacggaggaggaagaggagcaggagaagggagcgctggaggagcagcagcagggcgaggaggaggtggagggaaaggaggacaaggaggagcgggaggaggaggaggaacagaagccgAGTGAGCAGGAAGGCCGATGGGTGGAAGAAGCCCAGgagctgcaggtgaagcagcaGAAGAAGGAGCGGGTAGAGTCAGGCCTCcgtccttgcccttccccactggaggctctggaggcccTTCAGATAGAGCTACAGCCGGTGAATAAACAAGCCAGCCGGGAGCACGCTCGACTCCAACTCAGGATGTGGCAGAGGCGGCAGCGTCATCTGGAACAGAGAAGTGCCCTTATCCAGGGCATCCGTGGTTTCTGGGCCAAGGCTGTatccttcctgctgctggtggagggtccagagggggctgggcttgcgcaagaggaaggaaagggaggtgacaTTTAGAGGAACCCAGGACAGGGACTGGAGCTAAGCCGCGCTCCAGTGGCCGGGAACGTGCAAACGTGATCCCATCCGGCGGTCCTggctctgcaatgagtgtgggaggagggcagtgccggggtgggggaggcatgtgTGCTTTACGTCGCACCTGGCACGGAAACAgcgctgggagagtggggagtggcggTGGAGGTCCAGGCCAGGACGGGGAAATGACCGAGGGCTTCTTCCCACACAAAGCCGCGTGGGGACACGTTTCTGGGTCCCGCTAAGCATCTTGCTGCGGGGAAGGCGATGTGAATGCCCACTGGTCGGCGCGAGACCGGATGTGTGCTGTCTGGCTGTGTGGAAGTAAgcgtcctcagtgtcctcatgagcACACAAGGCTAGGCGTGGTTGCGGGCGTCTGGGCATGCACAGCCTCCTGTGCGTGTCTAGCAGAGCCCTGCGCGATCCTGACACCCCGTGGGCCTGGACgcagcctgtggggagggctTGAGACCCTGGGGGAGGACGTCAGTCCCGGGGGGAGGACGCCTGGATGCTGTCCACACGTGTTCTCTGCTTCGAGCTCTCTCATGCCCAGCACCTGAAGGCTCTTTGACCTGCAGCAGTTTGTGAACCACCCTCAGATGTCAGCCCTGATTAGTAAGCCCGATGAAAGCATGCTTCGCCACATGACCAATTTGAAGGTCggcctgggagtgggaggtggtgtggggggctggccgtgtggggaggggaggtggtggggagaagtgacGTGTTCCTTCCtaaggggagggagggtgtcctggaagaagatttcacatttctgcccCACTGTACCACGGCAGGTGGAGGAACACAAATTTCCCAGGGAATGCCGGAAGATCCTGCTGTTTTTTGTCAAGAACTCCTACTTCCAGAATGAAGTCGTTACGAAGGAGTATGTCCTAGGCCTTGCTGGTAAGTGTCCCCTGACTGCATGGGCGGCAGTGGGTGGAGGGTTGAATGTGACTGGTTCTCTGGCGCCGTCTCACATACTCGTCTTCCTGCAGGGTATAGGGCGTCTCATTCCAGTCCCATCCAGTGGCACCCAAGGTACAGACAGGAGGCCTACAGACGCAGGCATGACAACAGCAGCCTCAACTTCTTCAActggttctctgaccacagctttgCCGGCTCTAGCAGGATTGCTGAGGGGGGGCCCTGTAACAAGGAAGGGAGGTGATTTTCATGGGTTCCCCCACTGCGTGGGATAGCTACCTGAGGCCTGGCCTGTCTCCCCTACCAGATAATCATAGAGGATCTTTGGCCCAATCCCCTGCCGTATTTCAAgatgaaggaggccccaggagagagaactgagagggaaagaggtgagcAGCCAAGGGTGTGGGCACTGAAATGTGTGCCGTGGGGTCCGTGGCACAATTCTCTTCTGCATGGAGGCACCGAGACTCACAGTGGCACAGGAGGTGACACCAGGTCAAAAGGGCATCGGCCTGAGACGGGGAGTCTTAAGAAGTAACGTGTCAAAGAGACTTTTCCCTTTGGGGAGCctgaaggtgggaagggggctagacaaaaagaatgagcaaagcgGGACAACCAAAGCTGGCTCATCAGATAGCACGGTGACAACTGTCATTCCCGGACCATGAACCCCACCGTCAGGCCTCCTACCACCATCCCACATGTTGTCTGGCTTCGGGAGCCCCTTGTCAGCTTTGGCACAGCTTATCACACCCTCCCATTCTACTTTCCGTTTGGAAACATTCAAGCAACCTTAATCAGGGCCAAGATCAGACTCTcacctgtcctgtgtgtgtgtgtgtgtgtgtgtgtgtgtgtgtgtgtgtgtgtgtgtgtctgtgtgtgtgtgtgtgtgtgtgtctgtgtgtacccaTATATCCCAGGGATATGCACGATCTAGAGAAGAGTATGAAGGAGCATCGCACTTCATCGACCCCAGTGGAAACCCTTCCGATGCTCACCGATGGTCCACAAGATTCTCCTGCCCACGAAATGAGGACAAGGGTGGTGGTGACACGTGGCGCAGGGCGGGGGTccaatacatttgaagaaatatagaatgggagataaatatcatgaagcgatttgtgtgtcttcctctcaggtACGCTCTGGGGCGTGTCCATGTATACATGCGGCTGTCCAGGGGTGTAAGTGTTCTGTGCCTGCACATTGGAGTTCCAAGGAAGGGCGGGACGTAGGACATTGTCCGTAGGGATGGGTCACACATTGGGATTGCATGTGAGGTCAGTAAGATTGAAGCAATGGGGACTTGagtgagggaggccagggcacaaacctgagagaaaggccagtgcccaggttcctatctttcctgtgaaaaggaggaaattcaaggaaatggagacgCCAGCACAGGCCAGGGAGGTCCAATATTCAGGGTTTGGGCATGTCCATGATGGTGCCCCCAGAATCCCGCATGGGGACACCCTCAGTCATGTTGAGTGAACCGCCACACAGGGAGGAATTCCCAGGGTTGATTACCCTCTGGTTTTCAGACGTCTCCCAATGCAGACTGTCTTGGGGacaaggtcaggatctcaggaccAGCCATACATATTTGAGGGATTGTGAGCAGGTTGTAAGATTGGTGTCCAGGGGAAGGAACcgagggaccagagggagagtgggtgggtaAGACCGATGAAGTTCTGCTTCAGGCACAGTTG
The sequence above is drawn from the Neofelis nebulosa isolate mNeoNeb1 chromosome Y, mNeoNeb1.pri, whole genome shotgun sequence genome and encodes:
- the LOC131503482 gene encoding LOW QUALITY PROTEIN: testis-specific Y-encoded protein 3-like (The sequence of the model RefSeq protein was modified relative to this genomic sequence to represent the inferred CDS: substituted 1 base at 1 genomic stop codon) — protein: MAVEALWGLVEEEVEVPAAEEDTRIGGGSGRGRGPGGGAGGGREGVGAIQGRAELQTEEEEEQEKGALEEQQQGEEEVEGKEDKEEREEEEEQKPSEQEGRWVEEAQELQVKQQKKERVESGLRPCPSPLEALEALQIELQPVNKQASREHARLQLRMWQRRQRHLEQRSALIQGIRGFWAKAFVNHPQMSALISKPDESMLRHMTNLKVEEHKFPRECRKILLFFVKNSYFQNEVVTKEYVLGLAGYRASHSSPIQWHPRYRQEAYRRRHDNSSLNFFNWFSDHSFAGSSRIAEIIIEDLWPNPLPYFKMKEAPGERTERERGICTIXRRV